The following proteins are co-located in the Escherichia fergusonii ATCC 35469 genome:
- the tynA gene encoding primary-amine oxidase: MGSPSLYSARKTALALAVVLSFAWQAPVFAHGGEAHMVPMDETLKEFGADVQWDDYAQIFTLIKDGAYVKVKPGAQTAIVNGQPLALQVPVVMKDNKAWVSDTFINDVFQSGLDQTFQVEKRPHPLNALTANEIKQAVEIVKASADFKPNTRFTEISLLPPDKEAVWAFALENKPVDQPRKADVIMLDGKHIIEAVVDLQNNKLLSWQPIKDAHGMVLLDDFASVQNIINNSEEFAAAVKKRGITDAKKVITTPLTVGYFDGKDGLKQDARLLKVISYLDVGDGNYWAHPIENLVAVVDLEQKKIIKIEEGPVVPVPMTARPFDGRDRVAPAVKPMQIIEPEGKNYTITGDMIHWRNWDFHLSMNSRVGPMISTVTYNDNGTKRKVMYEGSLGGMIVPYGDPDIGWYFKAYLDSGDYGMGTLTSPIARGKDAPSNAVLLNETIADYTGVPMEIPRAIAVFERYAGPEYKHQEMGQPNVSTERRELVVRWISTVGNYDYIFDWIFHENGTIGIDAGATGIEAVKGVKAKTMHDETAKDDTRYGTLIDHNIVGTTHQHIYNFRLDLDVDGENNSLVAMDPVVKPNTAGGPRTSTMQVNQYNIGNEQDAAQKFDPGTIRLLSNPNKENRMGNPVSYQIIPYAGGTHPVAKGAQFAPDEWIYHRLSFMDKQLWVTRYHPGERFPEGKYPNRSTHDTGLGQYSKDNESLDNTDAVVWMTTGTTHVARAEEWPIMPTEWVHTLLKPWNFFDETPTLGAIKKDN, translated from the coding sequence ATGGGAAGTCCCTCTCTGTATTCTGCCCGTAAAACAGCCCTGGCGTTGGCAGTCGTCTTAAGTTTCGCCTGGCAAGCACCGGTATTTGCCCACGGTGGTGAAGCGCATATGGTGCCAATGGATGAAACGCTTAAAGAATTTGGTGCCGATGTGCAGTGGGACGACTACGCACAGATCTTTACGCTGATAAAAGATGGCGCGTACGTGAAAGTGAAGCCTGGTGCGCAAACAGCAATTGTTAACGGTCAGCCTCTGGCACTGCAAGTGCCGGTAGTGATGAAAGACAATAAAGCCTGGGTTTCTGACACCTTTATTAACGATGTTTTCCAGTCCGGGCTGGATCAAACCTTTCAGGTAGAAAAGCGCCCTCACCCACTTAATGCGCTAACTGCGAACGAAATTAAACAGGCCGTTGAAATTGTTAAAGCTTCCGCGGACTTCAAACCCAATACCCGTTTTACTGAGATCTCCCTGCTACCGCCAGATAAAGAAGCTGTCTGGGCTTTTGCGCTGGAAAACAAACCGGTTGACCAGCCACGCAAAGCCGACGTCATTATGCTCGACGGCAAACATATCATTGAAGCGGTGGTGGATCTGCAAAACAACAAACTGCTCTCCTGGCAACCAATTAAAGATGCCCACGGTATGGTGTTGCTGGATGATTTCGCCAGTGTGCAGAACATTATTAACAACAGTGAAGAATTTGCCGCTGCCGTGAAGAAGCGCGGTATTACTGATGCGAAGAAAGTGATTACCACGCCGCTGACCGTAGGTTATTTCGATGGTAAAGATGGTCTGAAACAAGATGCCCGGTTGCTCAAAGTCATCAGCTATCTTGATGTCGGTGATGGGAACTACTGGGCACATCCCATCGAAAACCTGGTGGCAGTCGTGGATTTAGAACAGAAAAAAATCATTAAGATTGAAGAAGGTCCGGTAGTTCCGGTGCCAATGACCGCACGCCCATTTGATGGCCGTGACCGCGTTGCTCCGGCAGTTAAGCCTATGCAAATCATCGAGCCTGAAGGTAAAAATTACACCATTACTGGCGATATGATTCACTGGCGTAACTGGGATTTTCACCTCAGCATGAACTCTCGCGTCGGACCGATGATCTCCACCGTGACTTATAACGACAATGGCACCAAACGCAAAGTCATGTACGAAGGTTCTCTCGGCGGCATGATTGTGCCTTACGGTGATCCTGATATTGGCTGGTACTTTAAAGCGTATCTGGATTCTGGTGACTACGGTATGGGCACGCTAACCTCGCCAATTGCACGTGGCAAAGATGCACCCTCTAACGCTGTACTCCTCAATGAAACCATCGCCGACTACACTGGCGTGCCGATGGAGATCCCTCGCGCTATCGCGGTATTTGAACGTTATGCCGGGCCTGAGTATAAGCATCAGGAAATGGGCCAGCCCAACGTCAGTACCGAACGCCGGGAGTTGGTGGTGCGCTGGATCAGTACAGTGGGTAACTATGACTACATTTTTGATTGGATCTTCCATGAAAACGGCACTATTGGCATTGATGCCGGTGCTACGGGCATCGAAGCGGTGAAAGGTGTTAAAGCGAAAACCATGCACGATGAGACGGCGAAAGATGACACGCGCTACGGCACGCTTATCGACCACAATATCGTGGGTACTACGCACCAACATATTTATAATTTCCGCCTCGATCTGGATGTAGATGGCGAAAATAACAGCCTGGTGGCGATGGACCCGGTGGTAAAACCGAATACTGCCGGTGGCCCACGCACCAGTACCATGCAAGTTAATCAGTACAACATCGGCAATGAACAGGATGCCGCGCAGAAGTTTGATCCGGGCACGATTCGTCTGTTGAGTAACCCGAACAAAGAGAACCGCATGGGCAATCCGGTTTCCTATCAAATTATTCCTTATGCAGGGGGCACTCACCCGGTAGCAAAAGGTGCCCAGTTCGCCCCGGACGAGTGGATCTATCATCGTTTAAGCTTTATGGACAAGCAGCTTTGGGTAACGCGTTACCATCCTGGCGAGCGTTTTCCGGAAGGCAAATACCCGAACCGTTCCACTCATGACACCGGTCTTGGACAATACAGTAAGGATAACGAGTCGCTGGACAACACCGACGCCGTTGTCTGGATGACCACCGGCACCACACATGTGGCCCGTGCCGAAGAGTGGCCGATTATGCCGACCGAATGGGTACATACTCTGCTTAAACCCTGGAACTTCTTTGACGAGACGCCAACGCTTGGGGCGATAAAGAAAGATAATTGA
- the feaB gene encoding phenylacetaldehyde dehydrogenase, which translates to MTEPHVAVLSQVQQFLDRQHGLYIDGRPGPAQSEKRLAIFDPATGQEIASTADANEADVDNAVMSAWRAFVSRRWAGRLPAERERILLRFADLVEQHSEELAQLETMEQGKSIAISRAFEVGCTLNWMRYTAGLTTKIAGKTLDLSIPLPQGARYQAWTRKEPVGVVAGIVPWNFPLMIGMWKVMPALAAGCSIVIKPSETTPLTMLRVAELASEAGIPDGVFNVVTGSGAVCGAALTSHPHIAKISFTGSTATGKGIARTAADRLTRVTLELGGKNPAIVLKDADPQWVIEGLMTGSFLNQGQVCAASSRIYIEAPLFDNLVSGFEQAVKSLQVGPGMSPVAQINPLVSRAHCDKVRSFLDDAQAQKAELIRGASGPAGEGYYVAPTLVVNPDAKLRLTREEVFGPVVNLVRVADGEEALQLANDTEYGLTASVWTQNLTQALEYSDRLQAGTVWVNSHTLIDANLPFGGMKQSGTGRDFGPDWLDGWCETKSVCVRY; encoded by the coding sequence ATGACAGAGCCGCACGTAGCAGTATTAAGCCAGGTCCAACAGTTTCTCGATCGTCAACACGGTCTTTATATTGATGGTCGTCCTGGCCCCGCACAAAGTGAAAAACGGTTAGCGATCTTTGATCCGGCAACCGGGCAAGAAATTGCGTCAACTGCTGATGCCAACGAAGCGGATGTAGATAACGCGGTCATGTCTGCCTGGCGGGCCTTTGTCTCGCGTCGCTGGGCCGGGCGATTACCCGCAGAGCGTGAACGTATCCTGCTACGTTTTGCCGATCTGGTGGAGCAGCACAGTGAGGAGCTGGCACAGCTGGAAACCATGGAGCAAGGCAAGTCAATTGCCATTTCCCGTGCTTTTGAAGTGGGCTGTACGCTGAACTGGATGCGCTATACCGCCGGGTTAACGACCAAAATCGCGGGTAAGACGCTGGACTTGTCGATTCCCTTACCCCAGGGGGCGCGCTATCAGGCCTGGACACGTAAAGAGCCGGTTGGCGTGGTCGCGGGAATTGTGCCATGGAACTTCCCATTGATGATTGGCATGTGGAAGGTGATGCCAGCACTGGCAGCAGGCTGTTCAATCGTGATTAAGCCATCGGAAACCACGCCACTGACTATGTTGCGCGTGGCGGAACTGGCCAGCGAGGCAGGTATTCCTGATGGCGTTTTTAATGTGGTCACCGGGTCAGGTGCTGTATGCGGCGCGGCCCTGACGTCACATCCTCATATCGCGAAAATCAGTTTTACCGGTTCAACCGCGACGGGCAAAGGTATTGCCAGAACTGCTGCTGATCGCTTAACGCGTGTAACGCTGGAACTGGGCGGTAAAAACCCGGCAATTGTATTAAAAGATGCTGATCCGCAATGGGTTATTGAAGGCTTGATGACCGGAAGCTTCCTGAATCAGGGGCAAGTATGCGCCGCCAGTTCGCGAATTTATATTGAAGCACCGTTGTTTGACAATCTGGTTAGTGGGTTTGAGCAGGCGGTAAAATCGTTGCAAGTGGGACCGGGGATGTCACCTGTTGCACAGATTAACCCTTTGGTTTCTCGTGCGCACTGCGACAAAGTACGTTCATTTCTTGACGATGCGCAGGCACAAAAAGCAGAACTGATTCGCGGTGCCAGTGGCCCAGCCGGAGAGGGGTATTATGTTGCGCCAACGCTGGTGGTAAATCCCGATGCTAAATTGCGCTTAACTCGCGAAGAAGTGTTTGGTCCTGTGGTTAACCTGGTGCGCGTAGCGGATGGAGAAGAGGCGTTACAACTGGCAAACGACACGGAATATGGCTTAACTGCCAGCGTCTGGACGCAAAATCTCACCCAGGCTCTGGAATATAGCGATCGTTTACAGGCTGGTACGGTGTGGGTAAACAGCCATACCTTAATTGACGCTAACTTACCGTTTGGTGGGATGAAGCAGTCAGGAACAGGCCGTGATTTTGGCCCGGACTGGCTGGACGGTTGGTGTGAAACCAAGTCGGTATGTGTACGGTATTAA
- the feaR gene encoding transcriptional regulator FeaR, with amino-acid sequence MNPAVDNEFQQWLSQINQVCGNFTGRLLTERYTGVLDTHFAKGLKLSTVTTNGVNLSRTWQEVKGSDDAWFYTVFQLSGQAIMEQDERQVQIGAGDITLLDASRPCSLYWQESSKQISLLLPRTLLEQYFPHQKPVCAERLDADLPMVQLSHRLLQESMNNPALSETESEAALQAMVCLLRPVLHQRESVQPRRERQFQKVVTLIDDNIREEILRPEWIAGETGMSVRSLYRMFADKGLVVAQYIRNRRLDFCADAIRHAADDEKLAGIGFHWGFSDQSHFSTVFKQRFGMTPGEYRRKFR; translated from the coding sequence ATGAACCCCGCAGTGGATAATGAGTTTCAGCAATGGCTTTCCCAAATCAATCAGGTATGCGGAAATTTTACCGGACGCCTGCTGACTGAGCGTTACACGGGTGTACTGGATACGCATTTTGCCAAAGGACTAAAGCTGAGTACCGTGACAACCAACGGGGTGAATTTATCCCGCACCTGGCAGGAAGTAAAAGGCAGCGACGATGCCTGGTTTTACACCGTTTTTCAGCTTAGTGGTCAGGCAATAATGGAGCAGGATGAGCGTCAGGTACAGATTGGCGCAGGCGATATTACGTTACTCGATGCCTCACGCCCCTGTTCGCTTTACTGGCAGGAATCTTCTAAACAGATTTCATTACTTTTGCCACGCACTCTGCTGGAACAATATTTTCCCCATCAAAAACCTGTCTGCGCAGAAAGACTGGACGCTGACTTACCCATGGTGCAACTCAGTCATCGCCTGTTACAGGAGAGCATGAATAACCCGGCACTTTCTGAAACAGAAAGTGAAGCTGCGCTACAGGCGATGGTGTGTCTGCTGCGCCCGGTACTTCATCAGCGGGAATCTGTTCAACCTCGCCGTGAACGTCAGTTTCAAAAAGTGGTTACGTTGATAGACGATAATATTCGCGAAGAGATATTACGCCCGGAGTGGATAGCCGGAGAGACAGGTATGTCAGTACGTAGTTTGTACCGAATGTTTGCCGATAAAGGTTTGGTGGTCGCGCAATATATTCGTAACCGTCGTCTCGATTTTTGTGCTGATGCGATTCGTCATGCCGCAGATGATGAAAAACTGGCAGGCATTGGCTTTCATTGGGGATTTTCCGACCAGAGTCATTTTTCAACGGTATTTAAGCAACGCTTTGGGATGACGCCAGGCGAGTATCGGCGTAAATTCCGCTAA
- a CDS encoding YdbL family protein, with the protein MMKKTLLLCAFLIGLVSSNVMALTLDEARTQGRAGETFYGYLVALKTDAETETLVTEINAARKASYQQLAKQNNVSVDDIAKLAGQKLVARAKPGEYVQGINGKWVRK; encoded by the coding sequence ATGATGAAGAAAACATTACTTCTTTGTGCGTTTCTTATTGGACTGGTAAGCAGCAATGTAATGGCATTGACTCTGGATGAAGCCAGAACTCAGGGGCGGGCAGGTGAAACATTTTATGGTTATCTGGTTGCGCTGAAAACGGATGCTGAAACAGAGACATTAGTAACAGAGATTAATGCCGCGCGTAAAGCGAGCTACCAACAACTGGCAAAGCAAAATAATGTGTCGGTAGATGATATCGCGAAACTCGCCGGGCAAAAGCTCGTAGCTCGGGCCAAACCGGGGGAATATGTACAAGGGATAAACGGTAAGTGGGTGCGAAAATGA
- a CDS encoding YnbE family lipoprotein, whose product MKILLAALTSSFLLVACTPRIEVAAPKEPITINMNVKIEHEIIIKADKDVEDLLKTRSDLF is encoded by the coding sequence ATGAAAATATTACTTGCTGCGTTGACGTCGTCTTTTCTGCTGGTTGCCTGCACTCCGCGTATTGAAGTCGCTGCGCCCAAGGAACCGATCACTATCAATATGAACGTTAAAATTGAGCATGAGATCATCATCAAGGCAGACAAAGATGTTGAAGACTTGCTTAAAACCCGTAGCGATCTTTTCTGA
- a CDS encoding YdbH family protein, whose translation MKGKYKALVALVLLIILLPLTLLMTLGLWVPTLAGIWLPVGTRIALDESPRITRKGLSIPDLRYLVNDCQLAQLKHAELSHPDRWQLVIGALEIDSACLAKLPESAPSPAAPTTLAQWQAMLPNTSITIDKLVLSPWQTWQGKLSLSLTPAIQQLRYQGDKVNIQGRLQGQTLAISEFAIDAFENLPPVKLVGEFTMPLVPDGLPVKGRAVATLNLPQEPSLVDAELEWRENTGQLIVMARDNADPLLDLPWLITHEQFTISDGRWNWPYQGFPLSGRMGIKIDNWQQGLENALISGRINVLTQGEAGKGNAVLNFGPGKLSMDNSVMPMQLTGEAKQGNLIFYARLPAKLTGSLSDPALAFEPGALLRSRGRLIDSLDIDEIRWPLAGVKVTQRGVDGRLQAILQAHENELGDFVLHMDGLANDFLPDAGRWQWRYWGNGRFTPMNARWDVAGKGEWHDNTITLNDLSTGFDQLQYGTMKVESPRLILDKPVVWVRDVQNPSFSGALSLDAGQTLFTGGSVLPPSTLKFSVEGREPTYFLFKGDLHAGAIGPVRVNGRWDGIRLRGNAWWPKQSLTVFQPLVPPDWKMKLRDGELYAQVAFSAAPDQGFRAGGHGVLKDGSAWMPDNKVNGVDFVLPFRFGDGAWHLGTRGPVTLRIAEVINLVTAKNITADLQGRYPWTEEEPLLLTDVSVDVLGGNVLMKQLRMPQHDPALLRLNNLSSSELVSAVNPKQFAMSGAFSGALPLWLNNEKWIVKDGWLANSGPMTLRLDKDTADAVVKDNMTAGSAINWLRYMEISRSSTKINLDNLGVLTMQATITGNSRVDGKTGTVNLNYNHEENIFTLWRSLRFGDNLQTWLEQNAHLPVNDCPQGKECEEKQ comes from the coding sequence ATGAAGGGTAAATATAAAGCCCTGGTGGCGCTTGTTTTACTGATCATTCTACTGCCGCTGACGCTGCTGATGACGCTCGGCTTGTGGGTTCCCACACTGGCGGGTATCTGGCTGCCAGTGGGTACACGTATCGCCCTGGACGAAAGCCCACGCATCACCCGGAAAGGGTTATCGATTCCCGATCTACGTTATCTGGTTAATGATTGCCAGCTGGCGCAGCTGAAACACGCAGAGCTTTCACATCCGGATCGCTGGCAATTAGTGATCGGCGCTCTGGAAATTGATTCAGCCTGTCTGGCTAAACTACCGGAATCAGCACCTTCGCCCGCAGCACCAACAACGCTTGCTCAGTGGCAAGCAATGTTACCTAATACCTCGATCACTATCGACAAACTGGTGCTTTCGCCATGGCAAACCTGGCAGGGAAAACTCTCTCTTTCCCTGACTCCCGCCATTCAACAACTGCGTTATCAGGGAGACAAGGTCAATATTCAGGGGCGATTACAAGGGCAAACCCTGGCAATCAGTGAATTTGCTATCGATGCCTTCGAGAACCTGCCGCCAGTCAAACTGGTGGGGGAATTCACCATGCCTCTTGTACCGGACGGGCTTCCAGTGAAAGGACGAGCTGTCGCCACACTGAACTTGCCACAAGAACCCTCACTGGTAGATGCAGAACTGGAGTGGCGTGAGAATACCGGGCAACTCATTGTTATGGCGCGTGATAATGCCGATCCGCTGCTTGATCTTCCCTGGCTGATTACCCACGAACAATTCACTATCAGTGATGGTCGCTGGAACTGGCCGTATCAGGGCTTCCCACTGAGTGGTCGTATGGGCATTAAAATTGATAACTGGCAGCAGGGACTGGAAAACGCGCTGATCAGTGGACGAATAAATGTTCTTACACAAGGTGAAGCGGGTAAGGGAAACGCAGTGCTGAACTTCGGCCCAGGTAAATTGAGTATGGATAATAGTGTAATGCCCATGCAACTGACCGGGGAAGCGAAGCAAGGCAATCTTATTTTCTATGCCCGTTTACCTGCGAAACTTACTGGTAGTCTCAGTGATCCGGCACTGGCCTTTGAACCTGGTGCATTGCTGCGTTCGCGTGGTCGTTTGATTGATTCTCTGGATATCGACGAAATTCGCTGGCCCCTGGCAGGTGTGAAAGTTACGCAACGCGGGGTGGATGGACGATTGCAAGCCATATTGCAGGCCCATGAGAATGAATTGGGCGATTTCGTGTTACACATGGATGGCCTGGCCAACGATTTCCTTCCAGATGCCGGGCGCTGGCAGTGGCGTTACTGGGGCAATGGTCGTTTTACGCCAATGAATGCGCGTTGGGATGTCGCTGGTAAAGGGGAATGGCATGACAACACTATCACTTTGAATGATCTTTCTACCGGCTTCGATCAACTGCAATACGGCACCATGAAGGTTGAAAGCCCACGACTGATTCTCGACAAACCCGTCGTTTGGGTACGTGATGTGCAGAATCCTTCGTTTAGTGGCGCACTCTCACTGGATGCCGGACAGACGCTTTTCACGGGTGGCAGTGTATTGCCGCCATCAACCTTAAAATTCAGTGTTGAAGGACGCGAGCCAACTTATTTTCTCTTTAAAGGTGATTTACATGCCGGCGCTATTGGCCCGGTACGGGTAAATGGTCGCTGGGATGGTATTCGCCTGCGCGGTAACGCATGGTGGCCAAAGCAATCGCTAACTGTGTTCCAGCCATTAGTGCCGCCAGACTGGAAGATGAAACTGCGCGATGGGGAGTTGTATGCCCAGGTGGCGTTTTCTGCTGCCCCTGATCAAGGATTTCGTGCGGGTGGTCATGGTGTGTTGAAAGACGGTAGCGCCTGGATGCCAGATAACAAAGTCAACGGTGTTGATTTTGTTTTGCCGTTCCGCTTTGGCGATGGTGCCTGGCATCTGGGGACTCGTGGCCCCGTTACGTTGCGAATTGCCGAAGTGATTAATCTGGTGACAGCGAAAAATATTACGGCTGATTTGCAAGGGCGCTATCCGTGGACTGAAGAAGAACCATTGCTGTTGACCGATGTTAGCGTCGATGTGTTAGGCGGTAACGTGCTGATGAAACAATTACGGATGCCGCAGCATGATCCGGCGTTGCTGCGGTTGAATAACCTCTCATCCAGCGAGTTGGTTAGCGCCGTCAACCCGAAACAATTCGCTATGTCCGGGGCATTTAGTGGTGCATTGCCGTTATGGCTGAACAATGAAAAATGGATTGTGAAAGATGGCTGGCTGGCGAATAGCGGGCCGATGACATTGCGACTGGATAAAGACACCGCAGATGCGGTGGTAAAAGACAATATGACGGCAGGTTCAGCGATCAACTGGCTACGTTATATGGAAATTAGCCGGTCATCGACAAAAATTAACTTAGATAATTTGGGTGTGTTAACGATGCAGGCAACCATTACTGGTAACAGTCGGGTCGATGGCAAAACAGGCACGGTAAATCTCAATTACAACCATGAAGAGAATATTTTTACGCTGTGGCGCAGTTTACGCTTCGGCGATAATCTCCAGACATGGCTGGAGCAGAACGCGCATCTACCTGTAAATGACTGTCCACAAGGAAAAGAGTGTGAGGAAAAACAATGA
- the ldhA gene encoding D-lactate dehydrogenase: protein MKLAVYSTKQYDKKYLQQVNEHFGFELEFFDFLLTEKTAKTANGCEAVCIFVNDDGSRPVLEELKKHGVKYIALRCAGFNNVDLDAAKELGLKVVRVPAYDPEAVAEHAIGMMMTLNRRIHRAYQRTRDANFSLEGLTGFTMYGKTAGVIGTGKIGVAMLRILKGFGMRLLAFDPYPSAAALELGVEYVDLPTLFAESDVISLHCPLTPENYHLLNHAAFEQMKDGVMIINTSRGALIDSQAAIDALKNQKIGSLGMDVYENERDLFFEDKSNDVIQDDVFRRLSACHNVLFTGHQAFLTAEALTSISETTLSNLSQLVKGETCPNELV, encoded by the coding sequence ATGAAACTCGCTGTATATAGCACGAAACAGTACGATAAAAAGTATCTGCAACAGGTTAATGAGCACTTTGGCTTTGAACTCGAATTTTTTGATTTTCTGCTGACTGAAAAAACGGCAAAAACTGCCAACGGCTGTGAAGCCGTGTGTATTTTCGTAAATGACGATGGCAGTCGTCCGGTACTGGAAGAACTAAAAAAGCACGGCGTGAAATATATCGCTCTGCGTTGTGCTGGCTTTAATAACGTTGATCTCGACGCAGCAAAAGAGCTGGGGCTAAAAGTAGTGCGCGTTCCGGCTTATGACCCGGAAGCTGTTGCTGAACACGCCATTGGTATGATGATGACGCTGAACCGTCGTATTCATCGTGCGTATCAACGTACTCGTGACGCCAACTTTTCTCTTGAAGGACTGACTGGTTTTACCATGTACGGTAAAACAGCAGGTGTTATCGGCACCGGGAAAATCGGTGTGGCAATGCTGCGTATTCTGAAAGGTTTCGGTATGCGCTTGCTGGCATTTGATCCTTATCCAAGTGCTGCTGCTTTGGAGCTGGGTGTGGAATATGTCGATCTGCCGACGCTGTTCGCTGAATCGGACGTTATCTCCCTGCACTGCCCGTTAACACCAGAAAACTATCACCTGCTTAACCATGCAGCGTTTGAGCAGATGAAAGACGGTGTGATGATTATTAATACCAGTCGTGGGGCATTAATCGACTCGCAGGCTGCGATTGATGCACTGAAAAATCAGAAAATTGGTTCGCTGGGTATGGATGTCTATGAAAACGAAAGGGATCTGTTCTTTGAAGACAAATCTAATGATGTTATTCAGGATGACGTCTTCCGTCGTTTGTCTGCCTGTCATAACGTGCTGTTTACCGGGCACCAGGCATTTCTGACCGCAGAAGCATTAACCAGTATTTCTGAAACCACACTGAGCAATCTCAGCCAACTGGTGAAGGGCGAAACCTGCCCTAATGAACTAGTGTAA
- the hslJ gene encoding heat shock protein HslJ, translated as MRKFVALIALSLLTAGCVSNGKMFVNRDQLQHHRFVLESVNGKPVTGETTQPELSFGENMTVSGSMCNHFTGKGKLSDGELRVKDLAMTRKMCANPQLNELDKTISQMLSNGAQVDLTANQLTLATAEHTLMFKLADLVN; from the coding sequence ATGAGAAAGTTCGTCGCGCTGATTGCGCTGAGTCTGCTTACAGCAGGTTGTGTAAGTAACGGGAAAATGTTCGTCAACCGTGATCAATTACAGCATCACCGTTTTGTACTGGAAAGCGTTAATGGCAAACCCGTTACTGGAGAAACCACCCAACCGGAATTGAGCTTTGGGGAAAACATGACGGTAAGCGGCAGTATGTGCAACCACTTTACAGGGAAAGGTAAACTTTCTGATGGTGAACTGCGGGTTAAGGATCTGGCAATGACGCGCAAAATGTGCGCCAACCCACAGCTCAATGAACTCGACAAAACTATCAGCCAGATGCTTTCCAATGGTGCGCAAGTTGATTTAACGGCCAATCAACTGACACTGGCAACCGCAGAGCATACTCTGATGTTTAAGCTGGCAGATCTCGTGAATTAA
- a CDS encoding DUF333 domain-containing protein, translating into MRAALWVGCAAFLLSACSSEPVQQATAAHVAPGLKASMSSSGEANCAMIGGSLSVARQLDGTAIGMCALPNGKRCSEQSLAAGSCGSY; encoded by the coding sequence ATGCGAGCAGCGTTATGGGTGGGGTGTGCCGCTTTTTTGTTGTCGGCATGTAGTAGTGAACCTGTTCAGCAGGCAACTGCTGCGCATGTGGCGCCGGGACTAAAGGCGTCGATGTCCAGTAGTGGTGAAGCAAATTGCGCGATGATTGGTGGTTCCCTATCGGTTGCCCGTCAATTAGACGGTACGGCTATCGGAATGTGCGCATTGCCCAACGGCAAACGTTGTAGTGAGCAGTCGCTTGCCGCCGGGAGTTGTGGCAGCTATTAA
- a CDS encoding pentapeptide repeat-containing protein, which produces MSASINTSYFNQGNAAVFFGNEVIEPFTKRDNILDSLLRFVTFGKCNYRKLRESFNQAIYLDYRHGPDNSLIKKFNSHESNLPLRFGFDKFAITLEHKKDYIEMHVIPYSSRLSYQVIKLPGDFKVSTDCALRFILKHFECGRKRTTNKLFKPLCEIPSGTNFSGKDLSFLDLSHRLLSQLTCEQTKFLHSSLHNSTIIDCNMNQAHFYLANLEKAKIINSTFWYAHLTEPGIESANVHLDAKENSSDEKQQTSIKKIKIQGNPYTFYSAQFSQKQVDTMIEENDSYAEHSKWIYVDGVAQSNIAELLLNGSQSDCWDNYRNNITSQ; this is translated from the coding sequence ATGTCAGCATCTATCAATACATCTTATTTCAATCAGGGAAATGCTGCCGTTTTTTTTGGTAACGAAGTTATTGAACCTTTTACTAAACGCGACAATATTCTGGACTCGTTGCTTCGTTTTGTGACATTTGGCAAATGTAATTATCGAAAGTTGCGGGAAAGTTTTAATCAGGCTATTTACTTAGATTATCGTCATGGCCCGGATAATAGTTTAATAAAAAAATTTAATAGCCATGAAAGCAATCTGCCATTACGTTTTGGATTTGATAAATTTGCGATAACTCTTGAACATAAAAAAGACTATATAGAGATGCATGTTATCCCTTATAGCAGTCGACTTAGTTATCAGGTTATTAAATTACCCGGTGATTTTAAAGTCAGTACTGATTGCGCCCTTCGTTTTATCCTGAAACACTTTGAGTGTGGGCGAAAGCGTACAACCAATAAACTTTTCAAACCATTGTGCGAGATACCTTCTGGTACGAATTTTTCCGGTAAGGATCTGAGTTTTCTTGATTTATCACATCGTTTATTGTCGCAACTCACCTGTGAACAAACCAAATTTCTTCATTCCAGCTTGCATAACTCGACAATAATTGACTGTAACATGAATCAGGCACATTTTTATTTAGCCAATCTTGAGAAGGCAAAAATAATCAATTCAACTTTTTGGTACGCCCATCTTACTGAGCCAGGGATAGAGAGTGCTAATGTTCATCTGGATGCTAAAGAAAATTCATCTGATGAAAAACAACAAACAAGCATTAAAAAAATAAAAATCCAGGGTAATCCTTATACTTTTTATTCAGCTCAATTTAGTCAAAAACAAGTGGATACCATGATAGAGGAAAATGATAGCTATGCTGAACACAGCAAATGGATTTATGTTGATGGTGTTGCACAGTCAAACATTGCAGAGTTACTCTTAAATGGCAGTCAAAGTGATTGTTGGGATAATTATCGAAATAATATAACCAGTCAGTAA